One region of Ostrinia nubilalis chromosome 14, ilOstNubi1.1, whole genome shotgun sequence genomic DNA includes:
- the LOC135077936 gene encoding uncharacterized protein LOC135077936: MSATQVYSEEISGDGDITQATAVASVAAVPARPDEGKLISFSQRLTEALLHLRLDEFQKENVPLPGKKGNCKEFPEYRVGDVCNLEHRQCKYGAECPLRGCTESHVAPDEATPNRTPQMRRPRLLRRHIDRAAVADATSELTRHPRHLRRRIARSIYVIPHRARC; the protein is encoded by the exons ATGTCAGCCACCCAAGTTTATTCCGAGGAGATTAGTGGCGATGGAGACATTACTCAAGCTACCGCCGTAGCTTCAGTAGCAGCTGTTCCGGCTCGGCCAGATGAAGGAAAGCTAATTAGCTTCAGCCAAAGATTGACGGAGGCGTTGTTGCACCTGCGGTTGGACGAATTCCAAAAAG AAAATGTGCCCCTACCGGGAAAGAAGGGGAATTGCAAAGAATTCCCTGAGTACCGCGTCGGCGACGTGTGCAATCTGGAGCACCGTCAGTGCAAGTACGGAGCGGAATGCCCGCTCCGTGGTTGCACTGAATCACACGTGGCTCCAGATGAGGCGACGCCCAACCGTACACCTCAGATGCGACGTCCGAGGCTCCTCCGCCGACACATTGATCGAGCCGCCGTCGCTGACGCGACTTCCGAGTTGACACGTCACCCACGCCATCTCCGACGACGCATAGCCCGTTCAATTTACGT AATCCCTCATCGCGCCAGGTGCTGA